The following proteins are co-located in the Tiliqua scincoides isolate rTilSci1 chromosome 8, rTilSci1.hap2, whole genome shotgun sequence genome:
- the PIAS4 gene encoding E3 SUMO-protein ligase PIAS4 isoform X2, translated as MVMSFRVSDLQTLLGFVGRSKSGLKHELVTRALQLVQFDCSPELFKKIKEIYETRYAKPSDLVQPSQTPPQHRPPPETLSLHSSYDRSNAVARTALSTPSIDYPALYGKYLNGLGRLPVKPVKPEVRLVKLPFYTILDELLKPTELVPQNNEKLQESPCVFALTPRQVEQIRNSRELQPGVKAVQVVLRICYTDTSCPQEDQYPPNIAVKVNHSYCSVPGYYPSNKPGVEPKRPCRPINLTHLMYLSSATNRITVIWGNYGKSYSVGLFLVRQMTSAELLQRLKTIGIKHPELCKALVKEKLRLDPESEIATTGVRVSLICPLVKMRLSVPCRAETCAHLQCFDAVFYLQMNEKKPTWMCPVCDKPATYDQLMIDGLLSKILTECEDADEIEYLVDGSWCPIKAEKERSYSPQCPILVVGGSTVGTSDVNGVPPPVPTTNGENGKVPADVVDLTLDSSSSEEEDDEEEDDDDDGGPKRKLPRLYQKDLASAC; from the exons ATGGTGATGAGTTTCCGCGTCTCGGACCTCCAGACGTTGTTGGGATTTGTTGGCCGGAGTAAGAGTGGCCTGAAACATGAACTTGTAACTCGGGCCTTGCAGCTGGTCCAGTTTGACTGTAGTCCAGAACTATTTAAGAAGATCAAAGAGATCTATGAGACACGCTATGCCAAGCCCTCTGACCTGGTTCAACCGTCACAGACGCCACCACAGCACCGACCGCCTCCAGAAACCCTTTCCCTCCACTCTTCCTACGACCGCAGCAATGCGGTAGCCAGGACTGCTCTTTCGACTCCTAGCATTGACTATCCTGCCCTATATGGCAAATACTTAAATGGACTTGGACGGTTGCCTGTCAAGCCAGTGAAGCCAGAGGTCCGACTGGTGAAACTTCCCTTCTACACCATCTTGGATGAACTGTTGAAGCCCACTGAACTTG TCCCACAGAACAATGAGAAGCTTCAGGAGAGTCCATGTGTCTTTGCGCTGACGCCGAGGCAAGTGGAGCAGATCAGAAATTCCAG AGAGTTGCAGCCAGGTGTGAAAGCAGTCCAGGTTGTCCTCAG GATCTGCTACACAGATACTAGTTGCCCTCAGGAAGACCAGTACCCCCCAAACATCGCTGTGAAAGTGAATCATAGTTACTGTTCTGTTCCA gGCTATTACCCCTCCAATAAGCCTGGTGTGGAGCCCAAGAGGCCTTGTCGTCCCATCAACCTCACTCATCTCATGTATCTGTCTTCAGCGACCAACCGTATCACTGTCATTTGGGGCAATTATGGAAAG AGCTACTCTGTGGGCCTCTTCCTTGTGCGACAGATGACATCAGCAGAGCTACTGCAGAGGTTGAAAACAATTGGTATTAAACACCCAGAACTCTGCAAGGCATTGG TCAAAGAAAAGTTGCGCCTGGATCCAGAAAGTGAAATTGCCACCACAGGTGTCCGAGTTTCTCTCATATGCCCG TTGGTAAAGATGCGCCTGTCAGTGCCATGTCGGGCCGAGACTTGTGCCCACCTGCAGTGCTTCGATGCTGTATTTTATCTGCAAATGAATGAAAAGAAGCCAACATGGATGTGTCCAGTGTGTGACAAACCAGCCACTTATGACCAGTTAATGATTGATGG gctCCTGTCGAAGATCTTAACGGAATGCGAGGATGCTGATGAAATTGAATACTTGGTCGATGGTTCCTGGTGCCCGATCAAAGCAGAGAAGGAGAGAAGCTACAGCCCTCAGTGCCCGATATTAGTTGTGGGAGGATCCACAG TGGGCACTTCAGATGTTAATGGGGTGCCACCCCCTGTCCCCACTACAAATGGGGAGAATGGCAAGGTCCCAGCCGATGTGGTGGATTTGACATTGGACAGCTCATCCTCCGAAGAAGAGGATGACGAAGAGGAGGACGACGACGATGACGGTGGACCGAAAAGGAAACTGCCCCGCTTGTACCAGAAGGATTTGGCTTCCGCCTGCTGA
- the PIAS4 gene encoding E3 SUMO-protein ligase PIAS4 isoform X1, giving the protein MAAELVEAKNMVMSFRVSDLQTLLGFVGRSKSGLKHELVTRALQLVQFDCSPELFKKIKEIYETRYAKPSDLVQPSQTPPQHRPPPETLSLHSSYDRSNAVARTALSTPSIDYPALYGKYLNGLGRLPVKPVKPEVRLVKLPFYTILDELLKPTELVPQNNEKLQESPCVFALTPRQVEQIRNSRELQPGVKAVQVVLRICYTDTSCPQEDQYPPNIAVKVNHSYCSVPGYYPSNKPGVEPKRPCRPINLTHLMYLSSATNRITVIWGNYGKSYSVGLFLVRQMTSAELLQRLKTIGIKHPELCKALVKEKLRLDPESEIATTGVRVSLICPLVKMRLSVPCRAETCAHLQCFDAVFYLQMNEKKPTWMCPVCDKPATYDQLMIDGLLSKILTECEDADEIEYLVDGSWCPIKAEKERSYSPQCPILVVGGSTVGTSDVNGVPPPVPTTNGENGKVPADVVDLTLDSSSSEEEDDEEEDDDDDGGPKRKLPRLYQKDLASAC; this is encoded by the exons AACATGGTGATGAGTTTCCGCGTCTCGGACCTCCAGACGTTGTTGGGATTTGTTGGCCGGAGTAAGAGTGGCCTGAAACATGAACTTGTAACTCGGGCCTTGCAGCTGGTCCAGTTTGACTGTAGTCCAGAACTATTTAAGAAGATCAAAGAGATCTATGAGACACGCTATGCCAAGCCCTCTGACCTGGTTCAACCGTCACAGACGCCACCACAGCACCGACCGCCTCCAGAAACCCTTTCCCTCCACTCTTCCTACGACCGCAGCAATGCGGTAGCCAGGACTGCTCTTTCGACTCCTAGCATTGACTATCCTGCCCTATATGGCAAATACTTAAATGGACTTGGACGGTTGCCTGTCAAGCCAGTGAAGCCAGAGGTCCGACTGGTGAAACTTCCCTTCTACACCATCTTGGATGAACTGTTGAAGCCCACTGAACTTG TCCCACAGAACAATGAGAAGCTTCAGGAGAGTCCATGTGTCTTTGCGCTGACGCCGAGGCAAGTGGAGCAGATCAGAAATTCCAG AGAGTTGCAGCCAGGTGTGAAAGCAGTCCAGGTTGTCCTCAG GATCTGCTACACAGATACTAGTTGCCCTCAGGAAGACCAGTACCCCCCAAACATCGCTGTGAAAGTGAATCATAGTTACTGTTCTGTTCCA gGCTATTACCCCTCCAATAAGCCTGGTGTGGAGCCCAAGAGGCCTTGTCGTCCCATCAACCTCACTCATCTCATGTATCTGTCTTCAGCGACCAACCGTATCACTGTCATTTGGGGCAATTATGGAAAG AGCTACTCTGTGGGCCTCTTCCTTGTGCGACAGATGACATCAGCAGAGCTACTGCAGAGGTTGAAAACAATTGGTATTAAACACCCAGAACTCTGCAAGGCATTGG TCAAAGAAAAGTTGCGCCTGGATCCAGAAAGTGAAATTGCCACCACAGGTGTCCGAGTTTCTCTCATATGCCCG TTGGTAAAGATGCGCCTGTCAGTGCCATGTCGGGCCGAGACTTGTGCCCACCTGCAGTGCTTCGATGCTGTATTTTATCTGCAAATGAATGAAAAGAAGCCAACATGGATGTGTCCAGTGTGTGACAAACCAGCCACTTATGACCAGTTAATGATTGATGG gctCCTGTCGAAGATCTTAACGGAATGCGAGGATGCTGATGAAATTGAATACTTGGTCGATGGTTCCTGGTGCCCGATCAAAGCAGAGAAGGAGAGAAGCTACAGCCCTCAGTGCCCGATATTAGTTGTGGGAGGATCCACAG TGGGCACTTCAGATGTTAATGGGGTGCCACCCCCTGTCCCCACTACAAATGGGGAGAATGGCAAGGTCCCAGCCGATGTGGTGGATTTGACATTGGACAGCTCATCCTCCGAAGAAGAGGATGACGAAGAGGAGGACGACGACGATGACGGTGGACCGAAAAGGAAACTGCCCCGCTTGTACCAGAAGGATTTGGCTTCCGCCTGCTGA